The genomic DNA CATACTCTGACAATGCCAACACGAGTGACGAGGATGCTATCGGGGCGACGGGCAAAGTCCCAGCCTATATGGTATGGAACTTCAATTTGGGCTCCGATCTATACAAGGATGAGAGTAGCAAACTGCGCATGAACTTTGCTGTCAACAACTTGTTTGATGAGGACTATTACTTCCGAGGCATTGATACCAGCCCAGTTGGTCGCTATCCGGCGCCAGGGCGATCTTATACCTTGGATCTGAATTACCAGTTCTAATCAGTAATTTATTGAAAATCATAACGAATAAAAGTCGCCAATACCCTTGGCGACTTTCACGGTTCTAGCGTTAGAGGATAATTTAATATGGGAAACGACTCTCAACCAGTTTCAACGAATACATTACGCCCAATGAATAGATTATGGTTAAGTCTTGCTGCATTGGTGATGTGTTTAATTTCATTTTCGAGTTTGGCCAAAACAAGAGTCATCCAAGATGAGCAAGGTCAGTTTGAGATTAACACCACGCCACAGCGTATTGTTGTGCTGGAATTCTCATTTGTTGATGCATTAGCCGCGGTAGGCGTTTCTCCCGTTGGTGTAGCCGACGATAATGATGCGACACGAGTGATTCCAGCAGTACGAGACTTGGTTGATCCTTGGCAGTCTGTTGGCATGCGATCTCAACCTAGTCTAGAGGCTATTGCTGTGCTCAAGCCTGATTTGATTATCGCAGATGCGGAACGTCATCGAGCTGTGTATCAAGATCTACAGCGAATTGCACCGACTTTGCTATTAAAAAGCCGAGGAGAAACTTATCAAGAAAATTTGGAATCAGCGCTCAAAATTGGTGTTTCTCTTGATAAGCAATCAGATATGGAGCAACGAATTCAACAGCATCATCAAGCTATGCTCGGCTTCAAGAGCCACTTCTCTCTGAAGCAAACCGTCCAGTTTGCTGTCGTATCGGATAAAGGAATGTGGCTTCATGGCCCAGCATCCTATGCAGGAGGAGTACTGACAACATTGGGAATTGAGAGCCCGATTAAAGAACTTACTGAAAAAGCGTATTTGCCAACAAGCTTTGAGTTGCTGCTAAAAACCAATCCGGACTGGCTGTTATTAGGTGCTTACTCGCATCCTAATGTGGTCAACGATTGGGAGAAAAACCCGTTATTCAACCTAATGACTTCAGCAAAAAATAGTCAAGTTGTTGAGGTGTCGCCAGCACTTTGGTCATTAAATCGAGGCATGCTAGCAGCTGAACAGATGGCGAAAAATCTAGAGCAGATCTTGGAACGATCATGAGAACGATATTGACCTCTAGCGGAAAGCGAAACCTAACAATATTACCGTGGCGAGCCACTGTATTTACGCTATCAGTGTTGTGTTTGATGCTATCTGGCTATGCGGCTTCGATGCTGGGATGGTCCAACTTTTCTCTGTCTCTTAATGACTTAGTTGGCTATTGGTTTGCGTTTGATACGAGCAATATGACTCATCAAATTTTGGCGACTCTGAGAGCGCCAAGAGCCTATGCTGGGTTATTGATTGGAGCGAGTTTAGCGGTTGCGGGCTTGTTGATGCAGGGCTTAACAAGAAACCCACTCGCATCTCCTTCTATTCTTGGTATTAATTCTGGTGCAGCCTGTTTTATGGCTTTAGCTGCCATAGGCGTGCCTATTGTCAGTGAACTCAATCCCATTCTTAATGCTGTTATCGGTGCTTTGTTAAGTGGCGGTGCTGTGATGATCCTCGGTGGTTTTTTTTCTGCACGATCTCACCCATTGCGCTTGGTTTTAGCGGGCATCGCCATTACGGCACTACTGATTGGTTTGACTCGAGCAGCATTGATTCTTGCCGACGATATGGCTTATAGCGTGCTGCATTGGCTTACAGGCTCATTATCTAACGTGGATGATGAACAATGGCGAATGTTGTGGCCGCCCATAATGGTTGGGTTAGGGTTAGCTATTAGCTTGGCGCGCAACCTTAATTTACTGGCGCTGGGTGAGGAGGTTGCGGTTGGGCTAGGCAGCAACATCCGCCTTACGCGATTCATTTGTAGTGTGACCATTGTTTTGCTGGCGGGCGCGAGTGTCGCTATTGCCGGGCCTATTGGCTTTGTCGGATTGCTAATTCCCCACTT from Vibrio chagasii includes the following:
- a CDS encoding Fe(3+) dicitrate ABC transporter substrate-binding protein, whose product is MGNDSQPVSTNTLRPMNRLWLSLAALVMCLISFSSLAKTRVIQDEQGQFEINTTPQRIVVLEFSFVDALAAVGVSPVGVADDNDATRVIPAVRDLVDPWQSVGMRSQPSLEAIAVLKPDLIIADAERHRAVYQDLQRIAPTLLLKSRGETYQENLESALKIGVSLDKQSDMEQRIQQHHQAMLGFKSHFSLKQTVQFAVVSDKGMWLHGPASYAGGVLTTLGIESPIKELTEKAYLPTSFELLLKTNPDWLLLGAYSHPNVVNDWEKNPLFNLMTSAKNSQVVEVSPALWSLNRGMLAAEQMAKNLEQILERS
- a CDS encoding FecCD family ABC transporter permease, which produces MRTILTSSGKRNLTILPWRATVFTLSVLCLMLSGYAASMLGWSNFSLSLNDLVGYWFAFDTSNMTHQILATLRAPRAYAGLLIGASLAVAGLLMQGLTRNPLASPSILGINSGAACFMALAAIGVPIVSELNPILNAVIGALLSGGAVMILGGFFSARSHPLRLVLAGIAITALLIGLTRAALILADDMAYSVLHWLTGSLSNVDDEQWRMLWPPIMVGLGLAISLARNLNLLALGEEVAVGLGSNIRLTRFICSVTIVLLAGASVAIAGPIGFVGLLIPHLVRPMVGHNYHVLIPVSALAGAALVSWSDALSRAIAFPTETPVGVITALLGTPCFVLIATRRS